The following proteins come from a genomic window of Pyxidicoccus sp. MSG2:
- a CDS encoding ExbD/TolR family protein, whose product MAFHYSRRKLKVREEEESGELNIVPYLDILMNLIIFMLLSITGLATFGILNVNAPSYGAPSAGMTQEGQDEQKLTLSVLISKKGHFVSSENAILGQEGAAADQPTVPVLADGTYDFRALNAKMVEIKAAFPKETKVIVGADPDIPYEALTQTLDAIRETQASPHRLLFPDVTLGAI is encoded by the coding sequence ATGGCGTTCCACTACTCCCGGCGCAAGCTGAAGGTCCGTGAGGAAGAAGAGTCGGGCGAGCTGAACATCGTCCCGTACCTCGACATCCTCATGAACCTCATCATCTTCATGCTGCTGTCCATCACGGGCCTCGCCACGTTCGGCATCCTGAACGTGAATGCCCCCAGCTACGGCGCGCCCAGCGCGGGCATGACGCAGGAGGGGCAGGACGAGCAGAAGCTGACGCTGTCCGTGCTCATCTCCAAGAAGGGCCACTTCGTCAGCAGCGAGAATGCCATCCTCGGTCAGGAGGGCGCGGCGGCGGACCAGCCCACCGTGCCGGTGCTGGCGGACGGCACCTACGACTTCCGGGCGCTCAACGCGAAGATGGTGGAGATCAAGGCGGCGTTTCCCAAGGAGACGAAGGTCATCGTCGGCGCGGATCCGGACATCCCCTACGAGGCCCTCACCCAGACGCTGGACGCCATCCGCGAGACGCAGGCCAGCCCGCACCGCCTGCTGTTCCCGGACGTCACCCTCGGGGCGATCTGA